A single window of Colletotrichum higginsianum IMI 349063 chromosome 8, whole genome shotgun sequence DNA harbors:
- a CDS encoding Peptidase family M13: protein MTPALYNAEAGGSVCTTPACLQLSSYILSSIAPNYTDIDPCTDFDKLACAGWASTHTPIAGRAKASSLGEIRNAVNIVLRDVLEGPYPNGPNAGFLTASLSQEQVAIDRDNFKLIVDTYNACLNNTAVQAAGLRPLIGLINRVAEAFPVADTTEDRERKVSKGDASNIGKALLLFNQHGIGTFELIDVTLDDQNPNQTIISVLPGGTPGLSDSQARNNQTVEEYQRIMAAVLQEVHPSKLTASYAQRLAVAINKFERDVSALKSKDDSRADDNSPARKFKLEQVTSVAPELNHDFVLKNLISADYELKELYFSPGYFGNLSQLVTNTSVETVQGFFMWKMVLTFSGYVEAEATERLNNFKDKIRAADPDVVGKAPRWQQCVQHVDEGVPWSSLPSGLGWILSRFYLDKGYSKESRELATNMMGSIQQAFISRLGDKDWLSSEVKKAAEEKVNAIVKKIGYPDMSPDTANPRNLADTFSGLQLGNAYFDNAVALAAFAGKKTFAQLGKPSDKAIWLQTPSTTNAYYFATYNDIIINAGIQQKPLYSPEYPAYINYGGLGMVLGHELTHGFDNNGHNYAANGSLVNWWDEKSLQAFTNRTRCFADQYQKFTVMAPNGTEVPINGNFTLGENIADAGGVVTSYAAWKKSQADKKSNNMDLPGLQKFSHDQMFFLHYAQTWCEKATKEADVYQIVTDVHSLGFARIKGPLDNSEDFRAAFNCPQKQATCSLW from the exons ATGACTCCCGCGCTCTACAACGCCGAAGCTGGCGGCAGCGTCTGCACCACGCCGGCATGTCTCCAGCTTTCTTCCTACATTCTCAGCAGCATTGCGCCCAACTATACCGATATTGATCCGTGCACAGACTTTGACAAAC TGGCATGCGCGGGTTGGGCCTCGACGCACACGCCGATCGCTGGTCGTGCAAAGGCCTCGTCCCTGGGCGAAATCAGAAATGCTGTCAACATCGTGCTGAGGGACGTCCTGGAGGGCCCGTATCCCAACGGGCCCAATGCTGGCTTTCTGACGGCATCCCTGTCCCAGGAACAGGTCGCCATCGATAGAGACAACTTCAAGCTTATTGTCGACACGTATAACGCCTGCTTGAACAATACCGCCGTCCAGGCGGCAGGCCTGCGCCCTCTCATCGGCCTCATCAACCGCGTTGCAGAGGCATTTCCTGTCGCCGACACAACGGAAGACAGGGAGCGCAAGGTTTCCAAGGGCGATGCTTCCAACATTGGCAAGGCCTTGCTGCTTTTCAACCAGCACGGTATTGGGACTTTCGAGCTCATCGATGTCACCTTGGACGATCAGAATCCG AACCAAACGATAATATCCGTCCTGCCCGGTGGCACGCCAGGCCTCAGCGACTCACAAGCTCGCAACAATCAGACGGTCGAAGAGTACCAGCGCATCATGGCTGCCGTGCTACAAGAAGTGCACCCCAGCAAGCTCACTGCCAGTTACGCCCAGAGACTCGCGgtcgccatcaacaagtTTGAGAGGGATGTAAGCGCCTTAAAGTCCAAGGACGACAGTCGTGCAGACGACAAC TCACCAGCCAGGAAGTTCAAGTTGGAACAAGTCACGAGCGTGGCACCGGAGCTCAACCACGACTTCGTCCTCAAGAACTTGATTTCCGCTGATTATGAGCTCAAAGAACTTTACTTCTCACCTGGTTACTTCGGCAACCTCTCTCAGCTGGTTACCAACACATCCGTCGAGACAGTCCAAGGTTTCTTCATGTGGAAGATGGTCTTAACCTTTTCCGGCTATGTTGAGGCCGAAGCCACAGAGCGGCTAAACAACTTCAAAGACAAAATCCGAGCTGCAGATCCCGACGTGGTTGGCAAGGCCCCAAGATGGCAACAATGCGTCCAGCATGTCGACGAGGGTGTGCCTTGGAGCAGCCTGCCTTCTGGGCTAGGCTGGATTCTCAGCCGTTTCTATCTTGACAAGGGCTACTCGAAGGAGTCTCGTGAGCTCGCCACCAACATGATGGGTAGTATCCAGCAGGCCTTCATATCGCGCCTCGGAGACAAGGACTGGCTCTCTTCCGAggtcaagaaggccgccgaggagaaggtcaACGCCATTGTGAAGAAGATCGGCTACCCAGACATGTCGCCCGACACTGCCAACCCCCGCAACCTCGCAGACACCTTCTCCGGTCTGCAGCTTGGCAACGCCTACTTCGACAACGCTGTCGCGCTTGCAGCCTTTGCTGGCAAGAAGACTTTTGCTCAACTTGGCAAGCCTAGTGACAAGGCAATATGGCTCCAGACCCCATCAACGACCAACGCGTATTATTTTGCTACGTACAACGACATTATCATCAACGCCGGCATTCAGCAAAAGCCTCTGTACAGCCCCGAGTACCCTGCATACATCAATTACGGTGGACTCGGCATGGTCCTCGGCCACGAGCTCACGCATGGCTTCGACAACAATGGACACAACTATGCTGCCAACGGTTCCCTCGTCAACTGGTGGGACGAGAAGAGCCTCCAAGCCTTCACGAACCGCACCAGGTGCTTTGCCGACCAGTACCAAAAGTTTACCGTCATGGCGCCCAACGGTACGGAAGTGCCTATTAACGGCAACTTTACGCTTGGGGAGAACATTGCTGACGCAGGCGGTGTGGTGACGTCTTACGCGGCGTGGAAGAAATCGCAGGCGGACAAGAAGTCCAACAATATGGACCTTCCGGGTCTGCAGAAGTTCTCCCACGACCAAATGTTTTTCTTGCATTATGCCCAGACCTGGTGCGAGAAGGCGACCAAGGAAGCCGACGTCTACCAAATCGTCACCGATGTCCACTCCCTGGGGTTTGCTCGCATCAAGGGCCCGTTGGACAATTCGGAGGACTTCCGCGCCGCATTCAACTGTCCTCAGAAACAGGCTACCTGTAGCCTCTGGTAG
- a CDS encoding DnaJ domain-containing protein: MANTGAPPNYYKILGISEAATTQQVRDAYKKAALKTHPDRVPADSPERATRTRKFQLVNDAYYTLSDTQRRREYDAQRNIFGASAGATYGDFADDDDPAEEVPPQAGAGAGPGNAQNAYSWAWNFFTGGKQDQSQEKREKADSQQFGDVFEEMLREEGMAEEGTNRPTGSFWSMMGGLSGGALGFIVGNMPGAVAGAVAGNRLGAVRDAKGKSVYAVFQELPQPDRARLLTQLAAKIFSHTVGA; encoded by the exons ATGGCGAACACCGGCGCCCCTCCCAACTACT ACAAGATCCTCGGAATCTCAGAGGCGGCCACAACCCAACAAGTTCGCGATGCGTACAAGAA AGCAGCTTTGAAGACGCACCCCGACCGGGTCCCCGCCGACTCCCCTGAGCGAGCGACCCGCACCCGCAAGTTCCAGCTTGTCAACGACGCATACTACACACTCTCCGACACCCAGAGACGGCGCGAGTATGACGCCCAGCGAAACATTTTTGGCGCGTCGGCCGGCGCGACGTACGGCGACtttgccgacgacgacgaccccgCCGAGGAGGTGCCGCCGCaagccggggccggggccggtCCCGGCAACGCCCAGAACGCCTACTCCTGGGCATGGAACTTCTTCACGGGGGGCAAGCAGGACCAGAGCCAGGAGAAGCGCGAGAAGGCGGACAGCCAGCAGTTCGGCGACGTGTTCGAGGAGATGCTGCGCGAGGAGGGcatggccgaggagggcacGAACCGGCCGACGGGTTCCTTCTGGAGCATGATGGGCGGCCtgagcggcggcgcgctgggGTTTATCGTCGGCAACATGCCCGGCGCGGTCGCGGGGGCTGTCGCCGGGAACaggctcggcgccgtccgggacgccaagggcaagaGTGTCTACGCCGTGTTCCAG GAGCTTCCTCAGCCGGACCGTGCGAGGTTGCTCACCCAGCTGGCTGCCAAGATTTTCAGCCATACTGTCGGAGCTTAA
- a CDS encoding Short-chain dehydrogenase: protein MSMSTEDCQKTREGFPRPFPDTPSNVLDQLRVTGKVIVVTGAADGIGFAVSEAMAEAGGNVALWYNSNDAAIQKAQDLASTHKIKTSAYKVDVSDSTQVQETIAKVLKDFGKIDVFVANAGMAISKPILEQTLDEYRKQMSVNVDGIVYCSKYAGEVFKSQGFGNLIITSSMSGHIVNVPVDQPVYNATKAYVTHFGKSLAREWREFARVNIVSPGFFDTKMGAGPQALQEAYRMAALGRQGHTKEIKGLYLYLASDASTYMTGSDVLIDGGYVLP from the exons ATGTCTATGTCCACGGAAGACTGCCAGAAGACCCGCGAGGGCTTCCCCCGCCCTTTCCCCGACACCCCGTCCAACGTTCTGGACCAGCTCCGTGTGACCGGTAAGGTCATCGTGGTTACCGGTGCGGCAGACGGTATTGGTTTCGCAGTCTCggaggccatggccgaggccggcggcaacgttGCATTGTGGTACAATTC AAATGACGCCGCCATTCAGAAAGCGCAGGACTTGGCGAGCACGCACAAGATCAAGACGTCGGCTTACAAGGTTGATG TGTCCGACTCAACACAAGTTCAAGAAACCATCGCCAAGGTCCTGAAAGACTTTGGCAAGATTGACGTTTTCGTCGCAAACGCCG GCATGGCCATCTCGAAGCCCATTCTGGAACAGACTCTGGACGAGTACAGGAAGCAGATGTCCGTCAACGTGGACGGGATCGTCTACTGCTCCAAGTACGCCGGCGAAGTCTTCAAGAGCCAGGGGTTCGGCAACCTCATCATCACGTCGAGCATGAGCGGCCACATCGTCAACGTGCCCGTGGACCAGCCCGTCTACAATGCGACCAAGGCATACGTCACGCACTTTGGCAAGTCGCTGGCCCGCGAGTGGCGGGAGTTCGCCCGTGTCAACATCGTCTCCCCCGGCTTCTTCGACACGAAGATGGGCGCGGGGCCCCAGGCCCTGCAGGAGGCGTATCGCATGGCGGCCCTCGGTAGGCAGGGTCACACcaaggagatcaagggcTTGTATCTCTACCTGGCGAGTGACGCCTCCACTTACATGACGGGAAGCGACGTGCTCATCGACGGCGGGTACGTCTTGCCCTAG
- a CDS encoding Alpha-L-arabinofuranosidase, with product MVPFSCHPCVVSTSPNHKQPGSKMVSLKSALLAATYAVSAAAVDITVKASGGNATSGHQYGFLHEDINNSGDGGIYAELIRNRAFQFSPRFPVSLDGWHPVNGAKLTLKSLSEPLSAALPVSVNVAGGNGSGSIGIENDGYWGMDVKVQKYTGSFWVKGAYDGVFTASLQSALTDDVFGSVEIQSKASADEWVEHEVELIPEKDAPNSNNTFAVTFDPAGAADGSLDFNLISLFPPTYKGRKNGLRIDIAESLAGLHPSLLRFPGGNMLEGLDNKTYWDWKDTLGPLKDRPGFQGVWGYQQTHGLGLVEYLEWAKDMDMDVVIGVWAGLALNGDVTAKEDLQPFIDDALDQIEFIRGPVDSKWGARRAELGHPEPFTLEYVEIGNEDWLAGYPGGWTSYKEYRFPMFMEAIRAKYPDITVISSGATTDGDGFDIPAPGIGDYHPYRTPNALVDEFDRFDNDIAHIVGEVAATHPNGGTGWDGDLMPFPWWIGTVGEAVSLIGYERNADRIPGTFYAPVLRNMNRWQWAVTIVQFAADPALTTRSTSWFVWELFAAHPLSHTLPTVGDFGPAYWVAGKNEAKGSLIWKGAIYNTTDGADVDVNVQFEGVTAGTTASLTVLANPSGDPFAYNDPHTGVNVVASNTTTVTANGDGIFAFSLPELSVAVLDTKGSAGGCRTARSLRRFQS from the exons ATGGTCCCCTTCTCTTGCCACCCTTGCGTCGTTTCAACCTCCCCAAATCACAAGCAACCGGGAAGCAAGATGGTGTCACTCAAGTCGGCCCTCTTGGCCGCAACCTACGCCGTTTCggctgctgccgtcgacATCACCGTCAAGGCGTCTGGTGGCAACGCTACCAGTGGCCACCAGTACGGTTTCCTCCACGAG GACATCAACAACTCTGGTGACGGCGGCATCTATGCCGAGCTGATCCGCAACCGAGCCTTCCAATTCAGCCCGAGGTTCCCCGTCTCCCTCGACGGCTGGCACcccgtcaacggcgccaaGTTGACCCTCAAGAGCCTCAGCGAgcccctctccgccgccctccccgtCTCCGTCAACGTCGCCGGGGGCAATGGCTCCGGGTCCATCGGTATCGAGAACGACGGCTACTGGGGCATGGATGTCAAGGTGCAGAAGTACACCGGCTCCTTCTGGGTCAAGGGCGCCTACGACGGCGTCTTCACCGCCTCTCTGCAGTCTGCTCTGACCGACGACGTGTTCGGGTCCGTCGAGATCCAGTCAAAGGCCTCGGCCGACGAGTGGGTTGAGCACGAGGTCGAGCTCATCCCCGAGAAGGATGCTCCtaacagcaacaacacttTCGCTGTCACTTTTGATCCTGCG GGCGCTGCCGACGGTTCGCTGGACTTCAACCTGATCAGCCTGTTCCCTCCCACGTACAAGGGCCGTAAGAACGGCCTGCGAATCGATATTGCCGAGTCCTTGGCCGGTCTGCATCCG AGTCTGCTCCGATTCCCTGGTGGCAACATGCTCGAGGGTCTGGACAACAAGACCTACTGGGACTGGAAGGACACCCTCGGCCCCCTCAAGGACCGCCCCGGCTTCCAGGGTGTTTGGGGTTACCAACAGACTCACGGCCTGGGTCTCGTCGAGTATCTCGAGTGGGCCAaggacatggacatggacgtTGTCATTGGTGTCTGGGCAGGCCTTGCTCTCAACGGCGATGTCACCGCCAAGGAGGACCTCCAGCccttcatcgacgacgcccttgacCAAATCGAGTTCATCCGCGGCCCTGTCGACTCCAAGTGGGGtgcccgccgcgccgagctCGGTCACCCGGAGCCCTTCACGCTGGAATACGTCGAGATCGGCAACGAGGACTGGCTCGCCGGCTACCCCGGCGGCTGGACGTCCTACAAGGAGTACCGCTTCCCCATGTTCATGGAGGCCATCAGGGCTAAGTACCCGGACATCACCGTCATCTCCTCCGGGGCGACcacggacggcgacggcttcGATATCCCGGCGCCCGGCATCGGCGACTACCACCCGTACCGCACGCCCAAcgcgctcgtcgacgagttCGACCGCTTCGACAACGACATTGCCCACattgtcggcgaggtcgccgcTACCCACCCcaacggcggcaccggcTGGGACGGCGACCTGATGCCCTTCCCCTGGTGGATCGGcaccgtcggcgaggccgtctcCCTCATCGGCTACGAGCGCAACGCCGACCGCATCCCCGGCACCTTCTACGCCCCCGTCCTCCGCAACATGAACCGCTGGCAGTGGGCCGTCACCATCGTCCAGTTTGCCGCCGACCCGGCCCTGACCACCCGCTCCACCAGCTGGTTCGTCTGGGAGCTCTTCGCCGCCCACCCGCTCTCCCACACCTTGCCCACCGTCGGCGACTTCGGCCCCGCGTACTGGGTCGCCGGCAAgaacgaggccaagggcagcCTCATCTGGAAGGGCGCCATCTACAACAccaccgacggcgccgacgtcgacgtcaacgtcCAGTTCGAGGGTGTCACCGCCGGCACGACCGCCTCGCTGACCGTTCTCGCCAACCCCAGCGGCGACCCCTTTGCGTACAACGACCCCCACACCGGCGTCAACGTTGTTGccagcaacaccaccaccgtcacgGCCAACGGGGACGGCATCTTCGCCTTCAGCCTCCCCGAGCTCAGCGTTGCCGTTCTCGACACCAAAGGCTCGGCGGGCGGATGCCGGACCGCGCGGTCTCTTAGACGCTTCCAATCTTAG
- a CDS encoding Peptidase S41 family protein, whose product MRFTWWTLASAAAVLAVPAPQGGQQTPTPTSSSGAPTAPASPNANNACAQIQPKAQEFLQASPKASPQVPAQLAFDCLQSVPNKPGPAKDLIKSVKAYAQWQSTLAWLKSPPASYMLPATDIEAGLDDIERKAEAGQYKSEYEFQLAIFQLIASAHDGHFAFRGDVFKGFSFRNKLAQDIVSVSRDGVEVPKLYHLAAEQTDIVLTPAGPNAAQLQNGTSAPAIVRINGQDAVTLISDLNLKFSGFQDPDSQWNANFRSYASNESFLVVAASLAFQGNKVTLTYDNGEERSEDSFALIRKGANFTGVNSGEDYYNRFCNPESAPKPTPSAPGTMPNQTNPNAPSKPSGPPPPPKPTIEGYPFPVVRDSGANTTAGYFLNGTGYDDVAVLAVSAFAPPDSIDAVEYLTNFQSTVAAFLAKSKETGKKRLVIDVAANGGGFVVAGYELFAQLFPEVTRFQANNLRLSEGIVNLARLAAAIPSNFTPSTPEEKEAIEALSASAVVSNLLPGSIYTPDGQAFTTVDQILAPVSLNGESFTAYQQAPLNDTDPTYNLTGVGTKANPPPRVFDPENIVLFTDGTCGSTCTLFAYLMILQMGVKTTVVGGRPNTGIMQSIAGVEGAQVFAFNDITSDAKAIIALAPKDKKEEIMAGELGELAKGYAIKRATDPKSGGGINAKNAFSMSDAKTPLQFLWEPANCRIFHTRESLFKPDAAWKRVVDATWSNPMQFCVAGSQVPVTKNATMDPLYRQSKNNTGLPVQATAAEGVSGAGLRLAVLIAVFTVAVLSL is encoded by the exons ATGAGGTTCACCTGGTGGACtttggcctcggccgccgccgtgttgGCGGTGCCGGCTCCTCAGGGAGGTCAACAAACGCCAACCCCGACATCCAGCAGCGGCGCCCCAACGGCGCCCGCATCGCCCAACGCCAACAACGCCTGCGCTCAGATCCAGCCCAAGGCTCAGGAGTTCCTCCAGGCGAGCCCGAAAG CATCCCCCCAAGTCCCCGCGCAACTGGCCTTCGACTGCCTCCAATCCGTGCCAAACAAGCCGGGCCCGGCCAAGGACCTGATCAAGAGTGTCAAGGCCTACGCGCAATGGCAGTCGACCCTGGCCTGGCTCaagtcgccgccggcgtcgtacATGCTGCCGGCCACCGACATTGAGGCCGGTCTGGACGACATCGAGaggaaggccgaggccggccagtACAAGAGCGAGTACGAATTCCAGCTCGCCATCTTCCAGCTCATCGCCTCGGCCCACGACGGCCACTTTGCCTTCCGCGGCGACGTGTTCAAGGGCTTCAGCTTCCGCAACAAGCTTGCCCAGGACATCGTCTCCGTGtcccgcgacggcgtcgaggtccccAAGCTGTACCATCTTG CTGCCGAGCAGACGGATATTGTGCTAACCCCCGCCGGCCCCAACGCAGCCCAGCTCCAGAACGGCACCTCGGCCCCCGCCATCGTGAGGATCAACGGTCAAGATGCCGTCACCCTCATCTCCGACCTCAACCTCAAGTTCAGCGGCTTCCAGGACCCGGACTCGCAGTGGAACGCCAACTTCCGGTCGTACGCTTCCAACGAGagcttcctcgtcgtcgccgcctccctcgccttcCAGGGCAACAAGGTGACGCTCACCTACGACAACGGCGAGGAGCGCTCCGAGGACAGCTTCGCCCTCATCCGCAAGGGCGCCAACTTCACCGGCGTCAACAGCGGCGAGGACTACTACAACAGGTTCTGCAACCCGGAGAGCGCGCCCAAGCCcacgccctcggccccgGGCACGATGCCGAACCAGACGAACCCCAACGCGCCGTCCAAGCCCagcggcccgccgccgcctcccaagCCGACCATCGAGGGGTACCCCTTCCCCGTCGTCCgcgacagcggcgccaaCACGACCGCCGGCTACTTCTTGAACGGCACCGGCtacgacgacgtcgccgtgctcgccgtctcggcctttGCTCCCCCGGACtccatcgacgccgtcgagtaCTTGACTAACTTCCAGAGCACCGtggccgccttcttggccaAGAGCAAGGAGACCGGGAAGAAGCGTCTCGTgatcgacgtcgccgccaacgggggcggcttcgtcgtcgccgggtaCGAGTTGTTCGCCCAG ctCTTCCCCGAAGTCACCCGCTTCCAGGCAAACAATCTCCGTCTGTCCGAGGGCATCGTCAACTTGGCCCGCCTGGCGGCCGCCATCCCGTCCAACTTCACGCCGTCGACccccgaggagaaggaagcgATCGAGGCGCTGagcgccagcgccgtcgtcagcAACCTCCTCCCCGGCAGCATCTACACGCCGGACGGACAGGCCTTCACGACGGTCGACCAGATCCTCGCGCCCGTCTCCCTCAACGGCGAGAGCTTCACGGCCTACCAGCAGGCGCCCCTCAACGATACGGACCCCACCTACAACCTCACGGGCGTCGGCACCAAGGCGAACCCGCCCCCGCGCGTCTTCGACCCGGAGAACATCGTCCTCTTCACCGACGGCACCTGCGGCTCCACCTGCACCCTCTTCGCCTACCTCATGATCCTGCAGATGGGCGTCAAGaccaccgtcgtcggcggccgccccAACACGGGCATCATGCAAtccatcgccggcgtcgagggcgcccaGGTCTTCGCCTTCAACGACATCACGTCCGATgccaaggccatcatcgccctcgcccccaaggacaagaaggaggagatcATGGCCGgagagctcggcgagctggccaaggGCTACGCCATCAAGCGCGCCACGGATCCcaagagcggcggcggcatcaacgCGAAGAACGCCTTCTCCATGTCCGACGCCAAGACCCCGCTCCAGTTCCTCTGGGAGCCCGCCAACTGCCGCATCTTCCACACCCGCGAGTCGCTCTTCAAGCCCGATGCCGCCTGGAagcgcgtcgtcgatgccACCTGGAGCAATCCGATGCAGTTCTGCGTCGCCGGCAGCCAGGTGCCCGTCACCAAGAACGCCACCATGGACCCCCTGTACAGGCAGAGCAAGAACAACACGGGTCTGCCCGTCCAGGCCActgccgccgagggcgtgtCCGGCGCCGGTCTGAGGCTCGCCGTCCTCATTGCTGTGTTCACCGTCGCGGTGTTGAGTTTGTAG
- a CDS encoding Fasciclin domain-containing protein: MRPSTRAFLSAVASVVLLGASTVAAQGLEEVLGKQANLTTFRRLVKEHEGIFSKLSESGVTILAPSDSAYLKGQGWDSNKDEIPVALQYGVLVGRVSFGALLPGNSTLHSTLLTDARFSNVTGGQQVLVTKQPNGDVVVTSGMASRTTALETDIPFDGGLVQVIDSLMVSPARLERTARDAYPEFTSFLGALYTAGLVEEFAETKNVTVFAPRNAAFQRVAATLSGMDREALRRVLRYHLVPSAVAQASSLANGTRLATAVDGESLDVTLYNNDVFVDSARIIQTDILVANGVMQMIDAVLNVDAPNVVPNVTAVSQAPVFTVTGTADVGTAAPTPFVSALPCTAGCPVTGGSGGGGAGGGGGADRTATGGVAQSSSTGGAAAAARCTGGLVRAAAAGVGLGLAVGAMGVAL; this comes from the exons ATGAGGCCATCCACACGCGCATTCCTGTCCGCCGTGGCAtcggtggtgttgttgggcGCATCTACCGTCGCAGCACAAGGGTTGGAGGAGGTCCTCGGGAAGCAGGCGAATCTGACGACGTTCCGTCGCTTGGTCAAG GAACACGAAGGCATCTTCTCGAAGCTGTCTGAATCAGGTGTTACG ATCCTAGCTCCGAGTGACTCGGCCTACCTCAAGGGCCAGGGCTGGGACTCGAACAAGGACGAGATCCCCGTCGCACTGCAGtacggcgtcctcgtcggcaggGTGTCGTTCGGCGCCCTCTTGCCCGGCAACTCGACCCTCCACTCGACCCTCCTCACGGACGCGCGCTTCTCCAACGTCACGGGCGGCCAGCAGGTCCTCGTCACCAAGCAGCccaacggcgacgtcgtcgtgaCGTCGGGCATGGCGTCGCGCACGACGGCGCTCGAGACCGACATCCCcttcgacggcggcctcgtccaggtcATCGACAGCCTCATGGTCTCGCCGGCCCGCCTCGAGAGGACCGCCCGCGACGCGTACCCGGAGTTCACGtccttcctcggcgccctctacacggccggcctcgtcgaagaGTTCGCCGAGACGAAGAATGTCACCGTCTTCGCGCCGCGCAACGCCGCCTTCCAGCGGGTCGCCGCCACGCTCTCCGGCATGGACCGCGAGGCCCTCCGCCGCGTGCTGCGGTACCACCTCGtgccctcggccgtcgcgcAGGCGTCGTCGCTGGCCAACGGCACGCGgctcgccaccgccgtcgacggcgagtcGCTCGACGTGACGCTCTACAACAACGACGTCTTCGTCGACTCGGCGCGCATCATCCAGaccgacatcctcgtcgccaacggcgtCATGCAGATGATCGACGCCGTGCTCAATGTCGACGCGCCCAACGTCGTGCCCAAcgtgacggccgtctcgCAGGCGCCCGTCTTCACGGTCACAGGGACGGCGGACGTGGGGaccgcggcgccgacgccttTTGTTTCGGCGCTGCCGTGCACCGCGGGCTGTCCGGTGACCGGCGGAagcggcggagggggagctggtggtggtggtggggcCGACCGGACGGCGACTGGCGGGGTGGCTCAGAGTTCCAGCAccggtggcgccgccgccgccgcaaggtGCACCGGCGGTCTGGTCAGAGCAGCAGCTGCTGGAGTGGGGTTGGGCTTGGCTGTGGGAGCAATGGGCGTCGCCCTCTGA
- a CDS encoding SnoaL-like polyketide cyclase yields MASSDGRYETVFRKIVHDQNAQRWRELETSLQPTVVVDGCPAPKGRFRGYLLGDHAGDEGEREVRIDAILVDANTHSIAARLINRVTLGDSSEPFEYQEVVFAKFTDNLLSSWQTLRDEDGFRNREPSVASTPSSPPSPSSSDANQLPLSKTLAELDIFYRGYIKTINEKTMAQEFDRFCRQKLQHNGRELTIAEYIPLISDSQDAIEGLHFRIQEVFTDASTQQIGARLEFTGTPVNEWGGAKPNGESVVFHEHVMYQLEHGRISRVWSTIELDVYRSQMGTAAP; encoded by the coding sequence ATGGCTTCCTCTGATGGCAGGTACGAGACAGTCTTTCGCAAAATCGTCCACGATCAAAACGCACAGAGGTGGCGGGAGTTGGAAACCAGCCTGCAACCGACTGTTGTGGTCGATGGGTGTCCGGCGCCGAAGGGCCGTTTTCGAGGATATCTGCTTGGTGACCATGCaggcgatgagggcgagagggaggTGAGGATCGATGCGATCCTTGTCGACGCCAACACCCACAGCATCGCCGCGCGTCTCATCAATCGCGTGACCCTTGGAGACTCCTCGGAGCCTTTCGAATATCAGGAAGTCGTCTTCGCCAAGTTCACAGACAatcttctctcttcttggcAAACATTGCGAGATGAGGATGGTTTCCGGAACCGAGAGCCGTCGGTGGCCTCCACACCATCCTcgccaccatcgccatcatcctccgATGCTAACCAACTACCGCTGTCGAAGACATTGGCAGAACTTGATATCTTCTATCGGGGCTACATCAAAACCATCAACGAGAAGACCATGGCCCAAGAGTTTGACCGGTTCTGCCGGCAGAAGCTCCAGCACAACGGCCGTGAGCTCACGATTGCCGAGTACATACCCCTTATCAGCGATAGCCAGGACGCCATCGAGGGCCTCCATTTTCGAATCCAGGAGGTGTTCACCGACGCGAGCACGCAGCAGATCGGGGCGAGGCTGGAGTTCACAGGGACGCCGGTCAACGAGTGGGGAGGTGCGAAGCCCAACGGCGAGTCTGTCGTTTTCCACGAGCACGTCATGTATCAGCTCGAGCACGGGAGGATATCGCGCGTATGGTCAACCATAGAGCTGGATGTGTACCGAAGCCAGATGGGAACCGCGGCTCCGTAG